One window of Cellulomonas shaoxiangyii genomic DNA carries:
- a CDS encoding DEAD/DEAH box helicase: MARAGGQRRSGRARTEPGAQRRRPPRPAEDGIIPVLAEVARGVDRSVQRAAAKPSVRTKFHVVALLVREERARLTGDSALTDGRRSKQLARLDEVATVLARTAARDTSLLALLAEDVRLSDAARAYKATLMRAGGLEPPDEPAPAAPAAPEPNAEKRVVPQSVISFQRANPFLAPDFEGAAQRIAARPRRLAGWELLEPLFRSFEEAGPGAPACMPLPEPRVVPTPPGRELMRHQAEVVAAAARGHRTFLLADEPGLGKTAQALLAAQAADAFPLLVVVPNVVKTNWAHEVGLWTPLRRATVVHGDGEQVDAFADVVIVNYEILDRHVGWLGDLGFRGMVVDEAHFIKNKSSQRSQHVLALSERIRARTSRALLMALTGTPLINDIEDFRAIWQFLGWIDDEKPLGRLMTALEDTGLTPADRGFSAAARTAVIDMGIVRRRKIDVVADIPARRVADLPVELDGAAGRSIRAAEEALARRLVGRYRAALEARTGDPGVVGLDLDLARRVAAAELKDSSDKAGGENVFTMVRRIGQAKAGPAADYAAQLARNVGKVVFFAKHVDVMDQAEQTFADRGIRYASIRGDQTPRVRERNVTAFVDDPEVSIAVCSLTAAGVGLNLQVASNMVLAELSWTDAEQTQAIDRIHRIGQSEPVTAWRIIAAQTIDAKIAELIDSKAGLAARALDGAAQEDGGSTDVQLEALVALLTDAWAADGGR, encoded by the coding sequence GTGGCACGAGCAGGCGGCCAGCGTCGGTCCGGTCGCGCGCGGACCGAGCCCGGCGCTCAGCGCCGCCGCCCCCCGCGTCCCGCGGAGGACGGCATCATCCCGGTGCTGGCGGAGGTCGCGCGCGGCGTCGACCGCTCGGTGCAGCGCGCGGCCGCCAAGCCGTCGGTGCGGACGAAGTTCCACGTCGTGGCGCTGCTCGTGCGCGAGGAGCGGGCACGGCTGACGGGCGACAGCGCCCTCACCGACGGCCGGCGGTCCAAGCAGCTGGCCCGGCTGGACGAGGTCGCGACGGTGCTGGCGCGGACGGCGGCGCGGGACACGTCCCTGCTCGCGCTGCTCGCCGAGGACGTGCGCCTGTCCGACGCGGCGCGCGCGTACAAGGCGACCCTCATGCGCGCCGGCGGCCTGGAGCCGCCCGACGAGCCCGCGCCCGCCGCACCGGCCGCCCCGGAGCCGAACGCCGAGAAGCGGGTCGTGCCCCAGTCGGTCATCTCGTTCCAGCGGGCGAACCCGTTCCTCGCGCCGGACTTCGAGGGTGCGGCGCAGCGGATCGCCGCGCGCCCCCGTCGACTGGCCGGCTGGGAGCTGCTCGAACCGCTCTTCCGCTCGTTCGAGGAAGCCGGCCCCGGCGCCCCCGCCTGCATGCCGCTGCCCGAGCCGCGCGTCGTGCCGACGCCCCCCGGCCGCGAGCTGATGCGCCACCAGGCCGAGGTCGTGGCAGCGGCCGCGCGCGGCCACCGCACGTTCCTGCTCGCCGACGAGCCGGGCCTGGGCAAGACCGCCCAGGCGCTGCTCGCCGCGCAGGCGGCCGACGCCTTCCCGCTGCTCGTCGTGGTCCCCAACGTGGTGAAGACGAACTGGGCGCACGAGGTGGGGCTGTGGACGCCGCTGCGGCGGGCCACCGTGGTCCACGGCGACGGCGAGCAGGTCGACGCCTTCGCGGACGTCGTGATCGTGAACTACGAGATCCTCGACCGGCACGTGGGCTGGCTCGGCGACCTCGGCTTCCGCGGCATGGTGGTCGACGAGGCGCACTTCATCAAGAACAAGTCGTCCCAGCGCTCGCAGCACGTCCTCGCGCTGTCCGAGCGCATCCGCGCCCGCACGTCGCGGGCGCTGCTGATGGCGCTCACGGGCACGCCGCTGATCAACGACATCGAGGACTTCCGGGCGATCTGGCAGTTCCTCGGCTGGATCGACGACGAGAAGCCGCTCGGGCGGCTCATGACGGCCCTGGAGGACACCGGCCTCACCCCGGCGGACCGCGGGTTCTCCGCCGCGGCCCGCACGGCCGTGATCGACATGGGCATCGTGCGCCGCCGCAAGATCGACGTGGTCGCCGACATCCCCGCCCGCCGGGTCGCGGACCTGCCGGTCGAGCTCGACGGCGCGGCCGGCCGCTCGATCCGCGCCGCCGAGGAGGCGCTCGCGCGCCGGCTGGTCGGCCGCTACCGCGCCGCCCTGGAGGCGCGCACCGGCGACCCCGGCGTCGTGGGGCTCGACCTGGACCTGGCGCGTCGCGTCGCCGCGGCCGAGCTCAAGGACTCGAGCGACAAGGCCGGCGGCGAGAACGTCTTCACGATGGTCCGCCGGATCGGCCAGGCGAAGGCCGGGCCGGCCGCGGACTACGCCGCCCAGCTGGCCCGCAACGTCGGCAAGGTCGTGTTCTTCGCCAAGCACGTCGACGTGATGGACCAGGCCGAGCAGACCTTCGCCGACCGCGGCATCCGGTACGCCTCGATCCGCGGGGACCAGACGCCGCGGGTCCGCGAACGGAACGTCACCGCCTTCGTCGACGACCCCGAGGTGTCCATCGCCGTGTGCTCGCTGACGGCCGCCGGCGTGGGCCTGAACCTCCAGGTCGCGTCGAACATGGTGCTGGCCGAGCTCTCCTGGACCGACGCCGAGCAGACCCAGGCCATCGACCGCATCCACCGGATCGGCCAGTCCGAGCCGGTCACCGCGTGGCGGATCATCGCCGCGCAGACCATCGACGCGAAGATCGCCGAGCTCATCGACAGCAAGGCGGGGCTGGCCGCGCGGGCGCTCGACGGGGCGGCGCAGGAGGACGGCGGGTCCACGGACGTGCAGCTCGAGGCACTGGTCGCACTGCTCACCGACGCATGGGCCGCGGACGGCGGACGCTGA
- a CDS encoding DUF4334 domain-containing protein has translation MPDSTARLEALQDGADPGAVLDLLDTLEPVGIDGLLGRWAGRGIPTGHPFDGLLEALGWYGKRMDTADVVHPLVFRGARGRLVSITPTLLPVGPALRLAPVVPRAVAARAFALVRPLLTTSRPQARLRTVTYRGVASAAMVYDRLPIIDVFRRVDDDTLLGVMDLRGQPHPYVFVLRRERSAG, from the coding sequence ATGCCCGACTCCACCGCACGGCTGGAGGCACTCCAGGACGGCGCCGACCCCGGCGCCGTCCTGGACCTGCTGGACACCCTGGAGCCGGTCGGGATCGACGGGCTGCTGGGCCGGTGGGCGGGCCGCGGAATCCCCACCGGGCACCCCTTCGACGGGCTGCTGGAGGCGCTCGGCTGGTACGGCAAGCGCATGGACACGGCCGACGTCGTGCACCCGCTCGTGTTCCGTGGCGCGCGCGGGCGGCTCGTGAGCATCACCCCGACGCTGCTGCCCGTCGGCCCCGCGCTGCGGCTGGCGCCGGTCGTGCCGCGAGCCGTCGCGGCACGGGCGTTCGCGCTGGTCAGGCCGCTGCTCACGACGTCGAGGCCCCAGGCGCGCCTGCGGACGGTCACCTACCGGGGCGTCGCTTCGGCGGCGATGGTCTACGACCGGCTGCCGATCATCGACGTGTTCCGGCGCGTCGACGACGACACGCTGCTCGGGGTCATGGACCTGCGCGGGCAGCCGCACCCGTACGTGTTCGTGCTGCGGCGCGAGCGTTCCGCGGGCTGA
- a CDS encoding MsnO8 family LLM class oxidoreductase codes for MIDPDVRLSLLDRSRTRVGETDAAALRGTVARATRAERFGYDRFWVAEHHGVPGIAGAAPAVLLAAVAGATTTVRLGSAGVMLPHHQPLVVAEQFATLAAFAPGRVDLGLGRSPGFTPPVRRALRETERDFAADLAELRGFLDGTAEITLHPQPDGPVPMHVLATGTGLQVAAALGLPVIVGGPLLGVGGDPTPGLEALAAYRRDFTPSPQQPEPRVAISLDVLVADTAAEAADLLLPEAWAMARSRTTGVFPPLEPVAAVRAAARTPRQQGYLEQTAAAAIAGTQAHVERRLAELLDRTGAAELVAAGSTFDRAALAASDDALAALFGRARTG; via the coding sequence GTGATCGACCCCGACGTCCGCCTCTCCCTGCTGGACCGCTCCCGCACGCGCGTCGGCGAGACCGACGCCGCCGCGCTCCGCGGCACCGTCGCACGCGCGACGCGCGCCGAGCGCTTCGGGTACGACCGGTTCTGGGTCGCCGAGCACCACGGCGTCCCGGGGATCGCGGGCGCCGCTCCGGCGGTCCTGCTCGCGGCGGTCGCCGGGGCGACGACGACCGTCCGCCTCGGCTCGGCCGGGGTGATGCTGCCGCACCACCAGCCGCTCGTGGTGGCCGAGCAGTTCGCCACGCTGGCCGCCTTCGCGCCCGGTCGCGTCGACCTCGGGCTCGGCCGCTCGCCGGGCTTCACGCCGCCGGTGCGCCGGGCCCTGCGGGAGACCGAGCGGGACTTCGCCGCCGACCTCGCCGAGCTGCGGGGGTTCCTGGACGGGACGGCGGAGATCACCCTGCACCCGCAGCCGGACGGGCCGGTGCCGATGCACGTCCTGGCCACGGGGACCGGGCTGCAGGTCGCGGCCGCGCTCGGGCTGCCCGTGATCGTCGGCGGCCCGCTCCTGGGGGTGGGCGGCGACCCCACGCCGGGGCTCGAGGCCCTGGCCGCCTACCGCCGCGACTTCACGCCCTCCCCGCAGCAGCCGGAGCCGCGGGTGGCGATCAGCCTCGACGTGCTCGTCGCCGACACCGCCGCGGAGGCCGCCGACCTGCTGCTGCCGGAGGCGTGGGCGATGGCCCGGAGCCGGACCACCGGTGTCTTCCCGCCCCTGGAACCGGTGGCCGCCGTGCGTGCCGCGGCGCGCACCCCGCGCCAGCAGGGGTACCTCGAGCAGACCGCTGCCGCGGCGATCGCCGGCACGCAGGCCCACGTGGAGCGGCGCCTCGCCGAGCTCCTCGACCGCACCGGCGCCGCCGAGCTGGTCGCCGCGGGCAGCACGTTCGACCGCGCCGCCCTCGCCGCCTCGGACGACGCCCTGGCCGCGCTGTTCGGCCGCGCGCGGACCGGGTGA
- a CDS encoding aldo/keto reductase — MQYRTLGRSGTVVSTQTLGTMTFGAEADEETSHAILTRFVEAGGTFVDTADVYSAGVSEEVIGRWLAQHPTEARQLVLATKGRFPMGDGANDLGLSRRHLRDALDASLRRLGVDHVDLYQVHAWDALTPVEETLRFLDDAVTAGKIGYYGFSNYLGWQLTKAVHVARAHGWSAPVTLQPQYNLLVRDIEHEVVPAALDAGLGLLPWSPLAGGWLTGKYRRDVDPTGATRLGENPQRGMEAWAARNADERTWQVLDVLREVAEQHDASMSQVALAWLAEQPAVTSVILGARTVEQLDDNLGAADLRLSPDAIERLTEVSTPRVDDYPYGKAGVQQRNRSITGGR, encoded by the coding sequence ATGCAGTACCGCACCCTCGGCCGCAGCGGCACCGTCGTCTCGACGCAGACGCTCGGCACGATGACGTTCGGCGCGGAGGCGGACGAGGAGACGTCGCACGCGATCCTCACGCGGTTCGTCGAGGCGGGCGGCACGTTCGTCGACACCGCCGACGTCTACAGCGCGGGCGTGTCGGAGGAGGTCATCGGGCGGTGGCTGGCGCAGCACCCGACCGAGGCGCGTCAGCTCGTCCTCGCCACCAAGGGTCGGTTCCCCATGGGCGACGGGGCGAACGACCTCGGTCTCTCCCGCCGCCACCTGCGCGACGCGCTCGACGCGTCCCTCCGACGCCTGGGCGTCGACCACGTCGACCTCTACCAGGTGCACGCCTGGGACGCCCTCACACCCGTCGAGGAGACGCTGCGCTTCCTCGACGACGCGGTGACGGCCGGCAAGATCGGCTACTACGGCTTCTCCAACTACCTGGGCTGGCAGCTGACCAAGGCGGTGCACGTCGCCCGTGCGCACGGCTGGTCGGCCCCCGTGACGCTCCAGCCGCAGTACAACCTGCTCGTCCGCGACATCGAGCACGAGGTCGTCCCCGCCGCGCTCGACGCCGGCCTCGGCCTGCTGCCGTGGTCCCCGCTGGCCGGGGGCTGGCTCACCGGCAAGTACCGGCGCGACGTCGACCCCACCGGGGCGACGCGGCTCGGCGAGAACCCGCAGCGGGGGATGGAGGCGTGGGCCGCCCGCAACGCCGACGAGCGGACGTGGCAGGTGCTCGACGTCCTGCGCGAGGTCGCCGAGCAGCACGACGCCTCGATGTCGCAGGTGGCGCTCGCGTGGCTGGCGGAGCAGCCGGCGGTCACGTCGGTGATCCTCGGCGCGCGGACCGTCGAGCAGCTCGACGACAACCTCGGCGCGGCCGACCTCCGGCTCTCGCCCGACGCGATCGAGCGGCTGACCGAGGTCAGCACGCCGCGGGTCGACGACTACCCCTACGGCAAGGCGGGCGTGCAGCAGCGGAACCGGTCCATCACCGGCGGGCGCTGA
- a CDS encoding VWA domain-containing protein, whose amino-acid sequence MEHRSGRALRAVAALASAVLAFGLAGAASAQGLSAGGVPAAVPMAVPPATGDNAVITVRVGADRQGTTGVSGLAGVTLQLYDGTTEPTTPVAADWATCVSDADGDCSFVVPDTEPGAFGCFLGAGANCDRRFWVVQTGVPSGFTANATLRTGNGDGTGSQLTAYRFRTGTTLRAGSTYSSQSAFMVGTGSTNRTASGGTWQQSRVNPAPLQQCGLRVALILDLSGSVTAPQLVQLKAAADTFVDSLVGTPSEMAVFSFSNASPATGATQNYPGLTSISTQASADAVKSRYAAWTSGGGTNWDRGLAAAAEADASYDIAVVITDGDPTFYSQPAEGPGNFNRFRETENGIFSANAVKAQGTRVLAVGVGAGVSDPTTAQNLAAISGPVRYDGTNSQAADHYQVSDYTVVGQALRQLALGECAGSLSVVKQIVGSGGDVASATPAGAGWTFGASTTSTGVTLPTPGATTDASSAVNFPITYDAGTTAGTIEVQEEPQEGTALFPVDGANAVCTDLDTGQPVAVTNAGATGFSVDVASTAAISCTVYNQVAGPASVTVDKLWVINGADPVPEGGQPPGFTSQLTLTGPGAAGATPQAWSVTRTGYVAGNTVTVQEDLTLQTPEVDLDLCDVAEAEVVEVDGEPVTPTPVTGAGYDVTLAEGDNLVVIRNTIDCESRLTLAKNVEGSAAPTLWDLAALPAPGAPAGQLPGPSGQAGSAAVTEQVVTAGVPYQLAESGGPATYVQVDQRSDLQVYPQSTGSWACNRVTSAGEVVPGFTDGLNGGVTVPLAARILCTATNQTAQLTLAKEVVNAAGGTAVASDFTLRAVPGTTPPVAGLADVEVAGAAPEDAQAVEIRPGHPYALSESGPAGYGLTGLECLVDGVPQEVTEITVGAGQSVLCTFVNADDPAQLTLRKVVEPGTTGATQTPADWTLTATPQGIEDQDPVSGDGAEGVTDVEVVAGSYALSESEVAGFDAGAWECADAAGGDVAVEDGVVALANGADVTCTITNTAQQPTLTLVKEVTNDDGGAAGTDAWTLTATGPTAGLTGVTGDDAVTDAPVAIGSYALSESGPAGYTAGTWTCADGGTEVPVEDAAVAIGLGQDVTCTIVNDDQPAELTLRKVVDAGESGATQTAADWTVTATPQGIAGQDPVSGDGADGVTDVQVAAGSYALSESDVAGFDAGAWGCVDAAGGDVAVEDGVVALANGADVTCTITNTAQQPLLTLVKEVTNDDGGTAAAGAWTLTATGPTAGRTGVTGDAAVTAAPVAIGSYALTESGPAGYTAGAWTCADGGTDLPVEDGSVAIGLGQDVTCTIVNDDQPAQLTLRKVVDPGTTGSTRTPADWTLTAAPQGIPGQDAVSGNGADGVTDVDVSAGSYALSESFVPGFETGEWGCVDAAGAPVELDQGSLPLTNGADVTCTITNTAVPSTLTLVKEVTNDDGGTAQPRDVVLTATGPTAVLTGRTGDDAITAGPVAVGSYALTEDGLPGYTASEWACGTEEEDLPVEDGVVAIDTGQDVTCTLLNDDQPGRLTLLKDVVNTGGGTAVPTDWTLAADTSAQAISGRTGDAAVTDVEVPAGAYTLSETGGPAGYTASPWTCEGGTLEGDTVTVANGETVRCTVVNQYALPLLTLVKVVVNDDGGTASPADWTLTAQGPETVSGVPGENGAAVTASPVAPGRYVLTEEGPGGYTAGWVCVNRGEPVALDGDALDLAAGDDVTCTVTNDDSPVPPPPAWTAVKESDPPSGASVQPGDVITYTIRVEPVGGASVDGVLVVDELAGVLVGATLVEGSIDASAGTAFPSGTRLTWLLPTLQGAQTLTYQVRVDDGVSGVTLRNVVTAPGAEPCDPTVPVTLAVLVDPTDDCRSTTHPVVTPETPPSSGSSWTTPARRAPYWLAATGGTDAPLALGALALLATGAAMTWGVRRRRS is encoded by the coding sequence ATGGAACACAGGTCTGGGCGCGCGCTGCGCGCCGTCGCTGCACTGGCATCGGCGGTGCTGGCCTTCGGGCTCGCCGGCGCGGCGTCGGCCCAGGGGCTGAGCGCCGGGGGCGTCCCGGCAGCGGTGCCGATGGCGGTGCCACCGGCGACCGGCGACAACGCGGTCATCACCGTCCGGGTGGGGGCCGACCGCCAGGGCACGACGGGTGTCTCCGGCCTCGCCGGGGTGACGCTGCAGCTCTACGACGGCACGACCGAGCCCACCACGCCGGTCGCCGCCGACTGGGCGACGTGCGTGTCGGACGCCGACGGTGACTGCAGCTTCGTCGTCCCGGACACCGAGCCGGGCGCCTTCGGGTGCTTCCTCGGCGCGGGCGCCAACTGCGACCGCAGGTTCTGGGTCGTGCAGACCGGCGTGCCGTCCGGTTTCACCGCGAACGCGACGCTGCGCACGGGCAACGGCGACGGCACGGGCTCCCAGCTGACGGCGTACCGGTTCCGCACGGGCACGACCCTGCGCGCCGGCAGCACGTACAGCTCGCAGTCGGCCTTCATGGTCGGGACGGGGAGCACGAACCGCACCGCGTCCGGCGGCACCTGGCAGCAGTCGAGGGTCAACCCCGCGCCGCTGCAGCAGTGCGGCCTGCGGGTCGCGCTGATCCTCGACCTCTCCGGCTCGGTGACCGCACCGCAGCTGGTCCAGCTCAAGGCGGCGGCGGACACCTTCGTCGACTCGCTGGTCGGCACGCCGTCGGAGATGGCCGTGTTCTCGTTCTCCAACGCCAGCCCCGCGACGGGCGCGACGCAGAACTACCCCGGCCTCACCTCCATCTCGACGCAGGCGAGCGCCGACGCGGTCAAGTCCCGCTACGCGGCGTGGACGTCGGGCGGCGGCACCAACTGGGACCGCGGCCTCGCCGCCGCCGCCGAGGCGGACGCGTCCTACGACATCGCGGTCGTCATCACCGACGGGGACCCGACCTTCTACTCGCAGCCCGCCGAGGGCCCCGGCAACTTCAACCGCTTCCGCGAGACCGAGAACGGCATCTTCTCCGCCAACGCCGTCAAGGCGCAGGGCACCCGCGTCCTCGCCGTCGGTGTCGGGGCCGGTGTGAGCGACCCGACGACCGCGCAGAACCTCGCCGCGATCTCGGGTCCCGTCCGGTACGACGGCACGAACTCACAGGCCGCCGACCACTACCAGGTGTCCGACTACACGGTCGTCGGCCAGGCGCTGCGCCAGCTGGCGCTCGGGGAGTGCGCCGGCTCGTTGTCGGTGGTCAAGCAGATCGTCGGCTCGGGCGGCGACGTCGCGAGCGCCACGCCCGCTGGTGCCGGGTGGACGTTCGGCGCGTCCACGACGTCGACCGGCGTCACGCTGCCGACGCCCGGTGCGACGACGGACGCGTCGAGCGCGGTGAACTTCCCGATCACCTACGACGCCGGGACCACCGCGGGCACGATCGAGGTGCAGGAGGAGCCGCAGGAGGGCACCGCCCTGTTCCCCGTCGACGGGGCGAACGCGGTCTGCACGGACCTCGACACGGGGCAGCCCGTGGCCGTCACGAACGCCGGGGCGACCGGCTTCTCCGTGGACGTGGCGAGCACCGCCGCGATCAGCTGCACGGTCTACAACCAGGTGGCCGGGCCCGCCTCGGTCACGGTCGACAAGCTGTGGGTGATCAACGGCGCCGACCCCGTGCCGGAAGGCGGCCAGCCTCCCGGCTTCACCTCGCAGCTGACCCTCACGGGCCCCGGCGCGGCAGGCGCGACGCCCCAGGCCTGGAGCGTGACGCGCACGGGGTACGTCGCGGGGAACACCGTGACGGTCCAGGAGGACCTGACGCTGCAGACGCCGGAGGTGGACCTCGACCTCTGCGACGTCGCGGAGGCCGAGGTCGTCGAGGTCGACGGTGAGCCCGTGACGCCCACCCCGGTCACCGGCGCGGGGTACGACGTGACGCTCGCGGAGGGCGACAACCTCGTCGTGATCCGCAACACGATCGACTGCGAGTCCCGGCTGACGCTCGCGAAGAACGTCGAGGGCAGCGCGGCGCCCACCCTCTGGGACCTCGCCGCGTTGCCGGCACCCGGCGCGCCCGCGGGGCAGCTGCCGGGGCCGAGCGGGCAGGCGGGCAGCGCGGCAGTGACCGAGCAGGTGGTGACGGCCGGCGTGCCGTACCAGCTCGCGGAGTCGGGCGGTCCGGCGACCTACGTGCAGGTGGACCAGCGGTCCGACCTGCAGGTGTACCCGCAGTCGACCGGGTCGTGGGCGTGCAACCGCGTCACCAGCGCGGGGGAGGTCGTCCCGGGGTTCACCGACGGCCTCAACGGCGGCGTCACGGTCCCGCTCGCCGCCCGGATCCTGTGCACGGCGACCAACCAGACGGCACAGCTGACGCTCGCGAAGGAGGTCGTCAACGCGGCCGGGGGCACGGCGGTGGCGTCCGACTTCACGCTGCGCGCGGTCCCGGGCACCACGCCGCCCGTCGCGGGGCTCGCCGACGTCGAGGTCGCCGGCGCCGCGCCGGAGGACGCCCAGGCGGTCGAGATCCGGCCCGGGCACCCCTACGCCCTGAGCGAGAGCGGCCCGGCCGGCTACGGCCTCACGGGGCTCGAGTGCCTCGTCGACGGCGTCCCCCAGGAGGTCACGGAGATCACGGTGGGTGCCGGCCAGAGCGTCCTGTGCACCTTCGTGAACGCCGACGACCCCGCGCAGCTCACGCTCCGCAAGGTCGTCGAGCCGGGCACGACGGGGGCGACGCAGACCCCCGCGGACTGGACGCTGACCGCGACACCGCAGGGGATCGAGGACCAGGACCCGGTCTCGGGCGACGGCGCCGAGGGCGTGACCGACGTCGAGGTCGTGGCGGGCAGCTACGCGCTGTCGGAGTCCGAGGTCGCGGGCTTCGACGCGGGCGCGTGGGAGTGCGCCGACGCGGCCGGCGGGGACGTGGCCGTCGAGGACGGCGTCGTGGCGCTCGCGAACGGCGCGGACGTGACGTGCACGATCACGAACACGGCGCAGCAGCCGACGTTGACCCTGGTCAAGGAGGTCACGAACGACGACGGCGGGGCGGCCGGTACGGACGCCTGGACGTTGACGGCGACCGGACCCACCGCCGGGCTCACCGGCGTGACCGGGGACGACGCGGTCACCGACGCGCCCGTGGCGATCGGCAGCTACGCGCTGTCGGAGTCCGGACCGGCCGGGTACACCGCCGGGACGTGGACGTGCGCCGACGGCGGCACCGAGGTGCCCGTCGAGGACGCCGCGGTCGCGATCGGCCTCGGCCAGGACGTGACCTGCACGATCGTCAACGACGACCAGCCGGCGGAGCTCACGCTGCGCAAGGTGGTGGACGCGGGCGAGTCGGGCGCGACGCAGACGGCCGCGGACTGGACCGTGACGGCGACGCCGCAGGGCATCGCCGGCCAGGACCCCGTCTCGGGGGACGGTGCGGACGGCGTGACCGACGTGCAGGTGGCCGCGGGCAGCTACGCGCTGTCGGAGTCGGACGTCGCGGGCTTCGACGCGGGCGCGTGGGGGTGCGTCGACGCGGCCGGCGGGGACGTGGCCGTCGAGGACGGCGTCGTGGCGCTCGCGAACGGCGCGGACGTGACGTGCACGATCACGAACACGGCGCAGCAGCCGCTGCTGACCCTGGTCAAGGAGGTCACGAACGACGACGGCGGTACGGCCGCCGCGGGCGCCTGGACGCTCACGGCCACCGGCCCCACCGCGGGCCGGACCGGCGTGACCGGCGACGCAGCCGTGACCGCCGCACCGGTCGCCATCGGCAGCTACGCGCTCACCGAGTCCGGACCCGCCGGGTACACCGCGGGCGCCTGGACGTGCGCCGACGGCGGCACCGATCTGCCCGTCGAGGACGGGTCGGTCGCGATCGGCCTCGGCCAGGACGTCACGTGCACGATCGTCAACGACGACCAGCCGGCGCAGCTGACCCTGCGCAAGGTCGTGGACCCCGGGACGACGGGATCGACGCGGACGCCGGCGGACTGGACGCTGACCGCGGCGCCGCAGGGCATCCCGGGTCAGGACGCCGTCTCGGGCAACGGCGCCGACGGCGTCACCGACGTCGACGTCTCGGCGGGCAGCTATGCGCTCTCCGAGTCGTTCGTGCCGGGTTTCGAGACGGGCGAGTGGGGCTGCGTCGACGCGGCCGGTGCGCCGGTCGAGCTCGACCAGGGCTCGCTCCCGCTGACGAACGGCGCGGACGTGACCTGCACGATCACCAACACGGCCGTCCCGTCCACGCTGACCCTCGTCAAGGAGGTGACCAACGACGACGGCGGCACGGCGCAGCCGCGCGACGTGGTCCTCACCGCGACCGGGCCCACGGCGGTCCTGACGGGCCGGACCGGGGACGACGCGATCACCGCCGGACCCGTGGCGGTCGGCAGCTACGCGCTCACCGAGGACGGGCTCCCGGGGTACACCGCGAGCGAGTGGGCGTGCGGCACCGAGGAGGAGGACCTGCCGGTCGAGGACGGCGTGGTCGCCATCGACACCGGGCAGGACGTCACCTGCACGCTCCTCAACGACGACCAGCCGGGGCGGCTGACGCTGCTCAAGGACGTCGTGAACACCGGCGGCGGCACGGCCGTGCCGACCGACTGGACGCTCGCGGCCGACACGTCGGCGCAGGCGATCTCGGGGCGCACCGGGGACGCGGCCGTGACCGACGTCGAGGTGCCCGCCGGTGCGTACACCCTGTCCGAGACGGGCGGACCGGCCGGCTACACCGCGTCGCCGTGGACGTGCGAGGGCGGCACCCTCGAGGGCGACACGGTCACCGTCGCCAACGGGGAGACGGTCCGCTGCACCGTCGTCAACCAGTACGCGCTGCCCCTCCTGACGCTCGTCAAGGTGGTCGTCAACGACGACGGCGGGACCGCGTCCCCGGCGGACTGGACGCTCACCGCGCAGGGACCGGAGACGGTCTCCGGCGTCCCTGGCGAGAACGGCGCGGCAGTCACCGCGTCGCCCGTCGCACCCGGGAGGTACGTCCTGACGGAGGAGGGTCCCGGCGGCTACACGGCGGGATGGGTGTGCGTGAACCGGGGCGAGCCCGTCGCGCTCGACGGCGACGCGCTCGACCTCGCCGCCGGCGACGACGTCACGTGCACGGTGACGAACGACGACTCCCCGGTGCCGCCGCCGCCCGCGTGGACCGCCGTCAAGGAGAGCGACCCGCCGTCCGGGGCATCGGTGCAGCCGGGCGACGTCATCACCTACACGATCCGGGTGGAGCCCGTCGGGGGCGCGAGCGTCGACGGCGTCCTGGTCGTCGACGAGCTCGCGGGCGTGCTGGTGGGCGCGACCCTGGTCGAGGGCAGCATCGACGCGAGCGCGGGGACGGCGTTCCCGTCCGGCACCCGGCTCACGTGGCTCCTGCCGACGCTGCAGGGCGCGCAGACGCTCACCTACCAGGTGCGGGTGGACGACGGCGTGAGCGGGGTGACGCTGCGCAACGTCGTGACGGCCCCCGGGGCGGAGCCGTGCGACCCGACGGTGCCGGTGACGCTCGCCGTCCTGGTGGACCCCACGGACGACTGCCGGTCGACGACGCACCCGGTCGTGACGCCGGAGACCCCGCCGTCGTCCGGGTCGTCCTGGACCACACCGGCGCGGCGGGCGCCGTACTGGCTCGCGGCCACCGGCGGCACGGACGCGCCGCTCGCTCTGGGCGCGCTCGCGCTGCTGGCGACCGGTGCCGCGATGACGTGGGGCGTGCGCCGGAGGAGGTCGTAG
- the arr gene encoding NAD(+)--rifampin ADP-ribosyltransferase, whose amino-acid sequence MTDATDATDAAAGVDDPGPFFHGTKADLRVGDVLEPGRRSNFGTGRAANHVYVTATLDAATWGAELAAGDGPGRIYRVEPTGPVEDDPNLTNTRFPGNPTRSYRTREPVRVVGEVEDWEPHPPEVLASMRAHLAELARQGVEAIDD is encoded by the coding sequence ATGACCGACGCGACCGACGCGACCGATGCGGCCGCCGGGGTGGACGACCCCGGTCCCTTCTTCCACGGCACCAAGGCGGACCTGCGGGTCGGCGACGTGCTGGAGCCCGGCCGGCGCTCGAACTTCGGCACCGGCCGGGCCGCGAACCACGTCTACGTGACCGCGACGCTGGACGCCGCGACCTGGGGTGCAGAGCTCGCAGCCGGCGACGGACCGGGCCGCATCTACCGCGTCGAGCCGACGGGTCCCGTCGAGGACGACCCGAACCTCACGAACACCCGGTTCCCCGGCAACCCGACCCGCTCGTACCGGACGCGCGAGCCGGTGCGGGTGGTCGGCGAGGTCGAGGACTGGGAGCCCCACCCGCCCGAGGTGCTCGCGTCCATGCGCGCCCACCTCGCGGAGCTCGCACGTCAGGGCGTCGAGGCGATCGACGACTGA